The following is a genomic window from Candidatus Acidiferrales bacterium.
CAACCAGCGTCGCATGGGCACCTCCCTACAAAACCGAAAATCGAAACTCGAAAATCGAAAAACGATATCGCCGACCGGCGACCATAGACCAGAAAAACCCTCTCCTACCTAATTTTTTTCTATTTTCCAGTTTCCGTTTTCTGCCCCTTCCAGCCGGGGCCGCGAAGGGCTCGCCCCGGCCGCGCGGCGGTTACCATGCCGTCGTCGAGCACAATCTGCCCGTTTACTATGACGTACCGCACTCCCTCAGAAAACTGGTGGGGTTTCTCAAACGTGGCCAGGTCGCGGATTTTCTCCGGATCAAAAACGGCAACGTCCGCCGCCATTCCCACGCGGAGCAGCCCGCGGTCCTGGAGGCCGACCCGCTGGGCCGGCAGCGAGGTCATTTTGCGGATGGCCTCTTCGAGCGGCATCAGTTTTTGCTCGCGCACGTAGCGGCCCAGCACCCGGGGCAAGCTCCCATAGCTTCGCGGATGAGGGTTGGCCTCGCCCAGAATGCCGTCGGGCCGCACCGCCGGGTAGTCGGTATCGAGGCTTGTCCAGGGCTGCTTCAGGGCGAACTGAACGTCCGGCTCGGACATGACAAAGT
Proteins encoded in this region:
- a CDS encoding amidohydrolase family protein, whose amino-acid sequence is NPALRLYQGKRLSEIAAMRKEDPVEAAINILIEDNGKTGAIYFVMSEPDVQFALKQPWTSLDTDYPAVRPDGILGEANPHPRSYGSLPRVLGRYVREQKLMPLEEAIRKMTSLPAQRVGLQDRGLLRVGMAADVAVFDPEKIRDLATFEKPHQFSEGVRYVIVNGQIVLDDGMVTAARPGRALRGPGWKGQKTETGK